One stretch of Legionella birminghamensis DNA includes these proteins:
- a CDS encoding universal stress protein, producing MYKRVLFATDFDEVGVRAAQKAKKIADENGADLLLVHVVEPIPAYAYPGFAGFAEVEVSIREQAEKELAALAKKLGVDSAHCMIEFGSTKNEILRVAQEKNIDLIVTGSHGKHGLALLLGSTANAILHGAECDVLIVRSAKD from the coding sequence ATGTACAAAAGGGTTTTATTCGCTACAGATTTTGATGAAGTTGGGGTGAGAGCCGCGCAAAAGGCAAAGAAAATTGCTGATGAAAACGGTGCTGATCTGCTGCTGGTCCATGTTGTTGAACCCATTCCTGCCTATGCATACCCGGGATTTGCCGGATTTGCAGAAGTGGAAGTGTCTATTCGCGAACAGGCAGAGAAAGAATTGGCCGCACTTGCCAAGAAACTTGGTGTTGATTCTGCACATTGCATGATCGAATTTGGCTCTACCAAAAACGAGATACTACGGGTGGCGCAAGAGAAGAATATCGATCTGATCGTTACTGGTAGTCATGGCAAGCATGGCCTGGCATTATTACTGGGCTCGACTGCAAACGCTATTCTTCACGGTGCCGAGTGCGATGTGCTGATTGTTCGCTCTGCGAAGGATTAG
- a CDS encoding 6-pyruvoyl trahydropterin synthase family protein, with protein sequence MYISTKKFIGYPCAHRQWKDTGHCRLVHGYSREFTFWFKATSLDDKSWVMDFGAFKEFKTFLDDYFDHSCLINSNDPELPLFRELDKKGIIRLRVLENVGMEGTSEFLHQKMNEYLDQKTDGRVYCFRVETRENEKNSGIFELEKENLQQYR encoded by the coding sequence ATGTATATTTCTACAAAAAAATTTATTGGTTATCCTTGTGCCCACAGACAATGGAAGGACACAGGGCACTGTCGTCTAGTCCATGGTTATTCCCGTGAGTTCACATTTTGGTTTAAGGCCACGAGTCTTGATGACAAATCATGGGTAATGGATTTTGGAGCCTTTAAAGAGTTCAAAACATTTTTAGATGACTATTTTGATCATTCCTGTTTGATTAATAGTAATGATCCTGAATTACCGCTTTTTCGTGAATTGGATAAAAAGGGGATAATCAGGTTAAGAGTGCTGGAAAACGTTGGCATGGAGGGCACTTCAGAGTTTCTTCATCAAAAAATGAATGAATATCTGGATCAAAAAACTGATGGAAGAGTTTATTGCTTTCGGGTTGAGACACGCGAAAATGAAAAGAACTCAGGTATATTTGAACTCGAAAAAGAAAATCTACAGCAGTATCGCTAG
- the folE gene encoding GTP cyclohydrolase I FolE — MQANKYLIDIIQEKQKDDEQEAKNVITRMLQLIGEETGREGLVDTPRRVFESWKELYEGYFIDPEKILSTCFSNDKKYSQLVILRDIEIFSMCEHHMLPFYGQVHIGYIPDTKVVGLSKLARLAECFSRRLQIQEQLTVQIAEAIQKYLNPKGVGVMVECQHLCMVARGVNKKNPHMVTSHFMGVLETDPERRKEFNEQITRKL; from the coding sequence ATGCAAGCAAATAAATATTTAATTGACATTATTCAAGAAAAACAAAAAGACGATGAACAGGAGGCTAAAAATGTCATTACTCGCATGCTGCAACTTATCGGTGAGGAGACAGGGAGGGAGGGTTTAGTTGATACCCCCAGAAGAGTTTTCGAGAGCTGGAAAGAATTATATGAAGGATACTTTATTGACCCGGAAAAAATATTAAGTACCTGTTTTTCCAATGACAAGAAGTACAGCCAGCTGGTTATACTGCGCGATATCGAGATATTTTCGATGTGTGAACATCATATGCTGCCGTTTTATGGTCAAGTGCATATCGGTTATATACCTGATACGAAAGTAGTGGGATTATCCAAATTGGCCAGACTTGCGGAATGTTTTTCACGCCGGCTACAGATTCAGGAGCAATTAACAGTACAAATTGCTGAAGCAATACAAAAGTATTTGAATCCAAAAGGCGTGGGTGTGATGGTTGAGTGCCAGCATTTATGCATGGTTGCCCGCGGTGTTAACAAAAAGAATCCCCATATGGTGACTTCTCATTTTATGGGTGTATTGGAAACTGATCCTGAGCGGAGAAAAGAATTTAATGAACAGATCACGCGAAAACTATAG
- a CDS encoding c-type cytochrome encodes MKRIITLLIAFILSPLSFSQPTLELVNQGKSVTLDEAQLRKIGIHEVEIVDSPAYPKREMHYQAVKLCDLLRSYKVNPNYVIEFVAIDDFSVFIPARLVTQCEANNPVAYLAIEPDTRWPELIKHPGTTAGPYFLIWSVPEGSHISREYWAWSLNKIVIRESIGSLLIAPPENVPDNQKKSILNGYQLYISHCASCHKINKIGQGKLGPDLGGNGNPLVIYPDIATLKKFIRNPASVRFVPKSQMSGATGLNDSDLNDLIAYFAFLKETQK; translated from the coding sequence ATGAAACGAATCATAACTCTCTTAATTGCCTTTATTCTCTCTCCGCTTTCGTTTAGCCAACCAACACTAGAGTTGGTTAATCAAGGTAAATCAGTTACTCTTGATGAAGCACAATTGAGAAAAATCGGTATTCATGAGGTTGAAATAGTTGATAGCCCGGCCTACCCTAAGCGGGAAATGCATTATCAAGCTGTTAAATTATGCGATTTACTACGCTCTTATAAGGTTAACCCCAACTATGTCATTGAATTTGTGGCGATTGATGACTTTTCGGTCTTCATCCCAGCCCGACTTGTTACCCAATGTGAAGCAAACAATCCTGTTGCTTATCTTGCCATTGAACCCGATACTCGATGGCCAGAACTGATCAAACATCCAGGCACAACAGCAGGCCCTTATTTTCTGATTTGGTCTGTTCCGGAGGGTTCGCATATCTCAAGGGAATATTGGGCCTGGAGTCTTAACAAAATAGTCATACGGGAATCAATCGGTTCCTTGCTGATAGCCCCCCCTGAAAACGTACCGGATAATCAAAAAAAATCCATATTAAATGGATACCAGCTTTATATCAGCCATTGCGCATCCTGTCACAAAATCAACAAAATTGGGCAAGGAAAGCTTGGCCCGGATTTAGGCGGCAATGGGAATCCTTTGGTCATATACCCCGATATTGCCACTTTAAAAAAATTCATACGTAATCCGGCCTCAGTCAGATTCGTGCCTAAAAGCCAGATGTCTGGCGCAACTGGCTTAAATGATTCAGATTTAAATGATTTGATTGCGTACTTTGCATTTTTGAAAGAAACACAAAAATAA
- a CDS encoding glycosyltransferase, protein MDWRFIKSIFDLRELIFPLSFRKLFFFLFYALLIGAVVAVESSVGFFDYLIMAVKSNLIPLMAILYGFEPLLTLTSMAFTRYPPKEPEAPVKAADQIDVDIEAEQDPRTAIKNHNKGLAVIIVAHNSEAEIEATLRAYLKIVEPEQIFVIDNGNSELPADNTLSIVKSVSESIHYHWHNRGNKTIAQFVGLLLAFEYSHVLMSDDDVRPPPCFRFTRELLSDSRFKAIFYPIMAISNEEKPSKLVQWQSLEYKQADHYNMFEASSHGALYPHGAIALWDRLSLIKALLRHSTRFIAEDIETGIRSARLGYRHQFDSQYIFPTLVPKTILGPRPNLYAQRVRGWSMGIQTLNLELLWNFLTEWNLHPADVSVLKVSQLYMLYNNWVDWTRLAVMIISASDATYWGKLGAIIAGQQLTTMLWHYVKLRNRPDLQHDFFTLTSMFFYRLLQIGFTNFGLIRLLAIYLPNLQPAKTIEEQLKDGEFTNLQVELPEFLPVKKETRSENKPGFKESIYSFFCCGKSREIKPAPAITVELVEEPVKIEL, encoded by the coding sequence ATGGACTGGCGTTTTATTAAATCCATTTTTGACCTTCGCGAACTTATTTTTCCGCTTAGTTTCCGAAAACTGTTCTTTTTTTTATTTTATGCGTTGTTGATTGGAGCAGTCGTTGCCGTTGAAAGCTCCGTTGGCTTTTTTGACTATCTTATCATGGCAGTGAAATCAAATCTGATCCCCTTGATGGCAATCCTATATGGATTTGAGCCCTTGTTAACACTCACTAGCATGGCTTTTACCCGCTATCCGCCGAAAGAACCAGAAGCGCCTGTTAAAGCAGCAGATCAAATTGATGTCGATATAGAGGCAGAACAAGATCCGCGAACAGCAATTAAAAACCATAATAAAGGTTTGGCAGTTATCATCGTAGCGCACAATAGCGAAGCAGAGATAGAAGCCACCCTCAGGGCTTATTTGAAGATTGTCGAGCCCGAGCAAATTTTTGTTATAGATAACGGAAACTCCGAACTGCCTGCAGACAATACCCTAAGTATTGTAAAATCAGTTTCAGAATCCATTCATTACCATTGGCATAACCGGGGCAACAAAACCATTGCGCAATTCGTGGGCCTGCTCTTGGCCTTTGAATATAGCCATGTACTGATGAGCGATGATGATGTGCGACCGCCCCCTTGCTTCAGGTTTACCCGGGAACTATTAAGCGATTCCCGATTTAAAGCTATATTTTATCCCATCATGGCGATTTCTAATGAAGAAAAACCTTCCAAGCTTGTTCAATGGCAATCGCTCGAATACAAGCAGGCTGATCATTATAATATGTTTGAAGCAAGTTCCCACGGGGCGCTTTACCCACATGGAGCAATTGCCTTGTGGGACAGGCTGTCCCTCATAAAAGCCTTATTGCGCCATAGCACCCGATTCATTGCGGAAGATATTGAGACCGGCATCCGCTCTGCCCGTCTGGGTTATCGCCATCAATTTGATTCACAATATATATTCCCCACCTTAGTTCCCAAAACCATCCTCGGCCCACGTCCCAATCTCTATGCGCAGCGAGTCAGGGGCTGGAGCATGGGTATTCAAACCCTTAATTTAGAATTATTATGGAATTTTCTTACAGAATGGAATCTACATCCCGCCGATGTTAGCGTGCTCAAAGTGAGCCAGTTGTATATGCTCTATAACAACTGGGTTGACTGGACTCGTTTGGCTGTGATGATTATCTCAGCCTCGGATGCTACTTATTGGGGTAAATTAGGGGCAATTATTGCCGGACAGCAGTTAACAACCATGCTCTGGCATTATGTGAAGCTTCGTAACCGTCCAGACTTGCAGCATGATTTTTTTACTCTGACCAGTATGTTTTTTTATCGCTTGCTGCAGATCGGGTTTACAAATTTTGGTTTAATCCGATTACTGGCCATTTATCTGCCAAACCTGCAGCCTGCGAAAACAATTGAAGAACAGCTTAAAGACGGTGAATTTACAAATTTGCAGGTCGAATTGCCTGAATTTCTTCCAGTGAAAAAAGAAACACGTTCCGAAAATAAGCCTGGCTTCAAAGAGTCTATATACTCTTTTTTCTGCTGTGGAAAATCACGGGAGATAAAACCCGCACCAGCAATTACTGTCGAGCTTGTTGAGGAGCCTGTAAAAATTGAACTTTGA
- a CDS encoding MFS transporter produces the protein MDALMLFFRKISIAGYFVAVITLFTRIGFFMSLQFLSIYLTKENLFSPSKIGIIIGVSGLIFCLFGLINGALIDRYGSKILLVISLILAGFCYFALALNIRLFMALVLVNGILGWLRSIIDISSMSVAVNNTPDEHLAAVYSARFIALNLGLVLGPVIGAAFAGNKSLFIFYLAGIIHISLGACLLLFRANLFSPKAPGVSSVGNRKLSMFFKNRMLVNITVINCFIWVLVSQIDSTIPQIVTRTVDHPAQLMSQLLVVNAIICIFFQHSVANWSTKHSLAKCGILGCFLFSLAYALLAWSFSTVIAILGIICFGFAQLFTWSLNNLLILRITPRNKVGIYSGVANLSLLGLSIGPVLGGISLQYLGSFFTLSLMGVFSLLIAIAYFFLIPAKIDIIEK, from the coding sequence ATGGATGCATTGATGCTTTTTTTTAGAAAGATCTCTATTGCCGGGTACTTTGTAGCCGTGATTACCCTGTTTACCAGGATAGGTTTTTTCATGTCGCTGCAATTTTTATCGATCTATTTAACAAAAGAAAATCTGTTTAGTCCCAGTAAAATAGGGATAATTATCGGGGTTTCAGGGTTGATTTTCTGCCTTTTTGGCTTAATCAATGGGGCTTTAATTGATCGGTATGGCTCAAAAATCCTGCTCGTGATCTCCCTCATTCTTGCAGGATTCTGCTATTTTGCACTGGCTTTAAACATCCGTCTTTTTATGGCCCTTGTCCTCGTTAATGGAATATTAGGTTGGCTGCGCTCCATCATCGATATCAGTTCTATGTCTGTAGCAGTCAATAATACCCCTGATGAGCACCTGGCTGCAGTTTACAGTGCCCGGTTTATTGCACTGAATTTAGGCCTGGTCCTGGGACCAGTTATTGGTGCTGCTTTTGCAGGTAATAAATCCTTATTCATTTTTTATCTTGCTGGTATCATCCATATTTCGCTAGGTGCGTGTTTGTTGTTGTTCAGGGCTAATTTATTCTCCCCTAAAGCCCCAGGCGTTTCGAGCGTTGGCAACCGTAAGCTTTCGATGTTCTTTAAGAACAGAATGCTAGTGAACATTACAGTGATTAACTGTTTTATCTGGGTGCTGGTCTCGCAGATAGATTCAACAATACCGCAAATTGTTACCCGAACAGTAGACCATCCTGCCCAATTAATGAGCCAACTGCTTGTAGTTAATGCCATAATATGCATATTCTTTCAACATTCTGTGGCTAATTGGTCAACAAAACACTCGCTGGCTAAATGCGGCATTTTGGGCTGTTTTCTCTTTTCATTGGCCTATGCACTTCTGGCCTGGTCATTTTCTACAGTTATCGCGATTTTGGGTATCATTTGCTTCGGTTTTGCCCAGCTATTTACCTGGTCATTGAATAATCTGCTGATACTTCGTATTACACCCAGGAACAAGGTAGGAATATACAGCGGTGTAGCCAATTTATCACTACTTGGCCTATCCATAGGCCCCGTCCTGGGAGGAATAAGTCTGCAATATTTAGGTTCCTTCTTCACATTATCCTTGATGGGGGTATTCTCATTGCTTATTGCCATTGCTTATTTTTTCCTAATCCCTGCCAAGATAGATATTATAGAGAAATAA
- the ribF gene encoding bifunctional riboflavin kinase/FAD synthetase — MKVLAGLHHFPSDMGCVATIGNFDGVHLGHQAILQKLQEKSRELNLPSVILTFEPQPAEFFLGKDAFARLSSLREKIEIFSKYGIDYVCRLKFNQDMASMTAEAFANTCLLDLLQLRYLIVGSDFQFGANRQGNALLLSDYFKAAHRELEIFPDFEVSGQRVSSTRIRNLLREGMLGQAAKLLGRTYSICGRVVIGNRQGCKWGIPTANIALHRKSPPFTGVFFVKVRRSNGKIYNGVANLGIRPTVDGTKTVLEVHLLNFKENLYTERLQVFFLHKLRDEIKFPNLDELIHQIKNDIVAAEHYFSDSRMNLTLLAE, encoded by the coding sequence ATGAAGGTTTTAGCTGGGTTACATCATTTTCCATCGGACATGGGGTGTGTGGCAACTATTGGTAATTTTGATGGTGTTCATTTAGGGCATCAGGCTATACTCCAGAAATTGCAGGAAAAATCACGCGAGCTGAATTTACCATCAGTCATATTGACTTTTGAACCGCAGCCGGCCGAGTTTTTTCTTGGTAAGGATGCCTTCGCTCGCTTATCCAGTTTAAGGGAAAAAATAGAAATCTTTTCCAAATATGGAATAGATTATGTTTGCCGATTAAAATTCAATCAGGATATGGCATCCATGACTGCCGAGGCCTTTGCCAATACCTGTTTACTGGATTTATTGCAGCTTCGCTATTTAATCGTTGGCAGTGATTTTCAGTTTGGGGCAAACCGCCAGGGAAACGCTTTATTACTGAGCGACTACTTTAAGGCTGCACATCGTGAACTGGAGATATTTCCTGATTTTGAGGTAAGCGGGCAACGCGTAAGCTCTACCAGAATTCGAAATTTGCTTCGCGAAGGCATGCTGGGGCAGGCTGCCAAATTACTGGGGCGAACTTACAGTATTTGCGGGCGGGTGGTTATTGGAAACAGGCAGGGCTGCAAATGGGGTATACCCACAGCAAACATTGCACTGCACAGAAAATCCCCCCCATTTACCGGTGTATTTTTCGTAAAAGTAAGACGAAGCAATGGAAAGATATATAATGGGGTAGCCAATCTGGGAATTCGTCCTACGGTGGATGGCACAAAGACAGTATTGGAAGTGCATTTGTTAAATTTCAAGGAAAATCTATACACTGAGCGATTACAAGTATTTTTCTTGCATAAATTAAGAGACGAAATAAAATTTCCCAATTTGGATGAATTAATCCACCAGATTAAAAATGACATCGTGGCGGCAGAACATTATTTTTCAGACAGCCGCATGAATTTAACGCTTTTAGCAGAGTAA